In Malassezia vespertilionis chromosome 7, complete sequence, the following proteins share a genomic window:
- the zuo1 gene encoding hydroxymethylglutaryl-CoA lyase (COG:O; BUSCO:EOG092634M1; EggNog:ENOG503NVPA): MTTVVDIPFALPAAPAGSKPAAASTSALSLTSVKMEPAGMPFLSCIRRRLNQSSFAEDDALVKQRLEDHAAANTEVDEMDNDIGEEPESEALLASDPKDWKSLDHYAVLGLSSRRYKATDHEIKIAHRKKVLKHHPDKKAGATGLSNDDSFFKCVAKSFEILSRPEKRMQFDSVDEGVDDDDVPTGKEKPEHFYALWGPVFAREARFSKVTPVPSLGDAESPKEAVDEFYNFFYNFDSWRSFEYLDKEANEGSDSRDEKRFTEKKNRNERARLKKEDNARLRNLIDKALGVDPRIKKFRAEERAAREAKRNKGKPGAAGANPAAAAAEAERKKAEEEAAAKEAAAKEESDKAERADAKKAREAAKKNLKKEKKALRQIITDANYFQPEGTAPSANVLDKQLTALDSLCAMLEPEQVAALRVEAEKGKDAAQTALDKAAQDKGLGAAFTP; the protein is encoded by the coding sequence ATGACGACGGTGGTTGATATTCCTTTTGCATTGCCGGCCGCCCCGGCGGGCTCTAAGCCTGCGGCTGCATCCACCTCGGCACTTTCGCTGACCAGTGTCAAGATGGAGCCTGCAGGCATGCCGTTCCTCAGCTGcatccgccgccgcttgaACCAGAGCAGCTTTGCGgaagacgatgcgctggtCAAGCAGCGTCTTGAGGATCATGCTGCGGCAAACACGGAGGTCGATGAGATGGACAACGATATCGGAGAGGAGCCTGAAAGTGAGGCGCTTCTTGCAAGTGATCCAAAGGACTGGAAGTCGCTGGACCACTACGCAGTCCTCGGCCTCTCCAGCCGTCGTTACAAGGCCACCGACCATGAAATCAAGATTGCGCACCGCAAAAAAGTGCTCAAGCACCACCCCGACAAGAAGGCTGGTGCCACGGGCCTGAGCAATGACGACTCCTTTTTCAAGTGTGTTGCAAAGTCGTTTGAGATTTTGTCGCGCCCCGAGAAGCGTATGCAGTTCGACAGTGTCGACGAGGGcgtggacgacgacgatgtgcCAACTGGCAAGGAGAAACCGGAGCACTTTTACGCACTGTGGGGCCccgtttttgcgcgcgaggcacGCTTCTCAAAAGTCACCCCGGTGCCGTCGCTGGGCGACGCAGAGAGCCCCAAGGAAGCCGTTGACGAGTTCTACAACTTCTTCTACAACTTTGACAGCTGGCGCAGTTTCGAGTATCTCGATAAGGAGGCGAACGAGGGCAGCGATAGCCGTGATGAGAAGCGCTTCACTGAGAAAAAGAACCGCAATGAGCGTGCGCGTTTGAAGAAGGAGGACAATGCGCGCCTCCGCAACCTGATCGACAAGGCGCTGGGGGTTGATCCGCGCATCAAAAAGTTCCGCGCCGaagagcgtgccgcgcgcgaggcgaaGCGCAACAAGGGCAAGCCTGGAGCGGCGGGTGCGAAtcctgccgccgctgcagccgaggccgagcgcaagaaagCCGAGGAGGAGGCTGCCGCCAAGGAAGCTGCCGCCAAGGAGGAGTCTGATAaggcggagcgcgccgacgcgaaaaaggcgcgcgaggccgCCAAGAAGAATCTCAAGAAAGAGAAGAAGGCACTCCGCCAGATTATCACCGATGCCAACTACTTCCAGCCCGAGGGTACGGCGCCGTCGGCGAacgtgctcgacaagcagcTCACCGCACTTGACTCGCTCTGCGCTATGCTGGAGCCCGAGCAGGTTGCAGCGCTCCGTGTAGAGGCAGAGAAGGGCAAggatgctgcgcagactgcgctggacaaggcTGCCCAGGACAAGggactcggcgcggcgtttACCCCGTAG
- a CDS encoding uncharacterized protein (COG:S; EggNog:ENOG503P5AY), which produces MSSRVSRTKMEFAIPHHLDQLAASLADTAPYEKKIPDTMSVRPAFYSFRNPVGMIHTAFSKIYKHTAPAQPFPPPEVVYIDEAAQVDQLLPKALETTGTIANTIGFDLEWDFGPRTGKAAVMQVSTATRILIIHLSSFRGLPTSIREMMADPRIHKTGVAVRNDAHKLRRDFGLSSAGLVELSTLAKAVEPERWAHRRLLISLRDLCSAYLNETLRKDAVRTSTWSHAPLSAMQTEYAASDAYVSLELFHAIARLGYTAAHHTPGHADGLGYIEQLVSRATSSVTDVPHLKQVRGPPMQRPTLPGRAFERALYVWKKDACSFTYVAANAHIRISTVVQYVLRGLDEEMRLKGPLDEHVRDRLRAEFEHEEARRAAKYHTYWLLKHRVLTEEQVRALQG; this is translated from the coding sequence atgtcAAGCCgcgtgtcgcgcacaaagATGGAATTTGCGATTCCGCACCATCTCGACCAACTCGCCGCGTCGTTGGCCGACACGGCACCGTACGAGAAGAAAATACCAGATACCATGTCGGTACGGCCCGCTTTCTACTCTTTTCGCAACCCAGTGGGCATGATACACACCGCGTTTTCTAAAATATACAAGCATACTGCACCAGCACAGCCTTTTCCGCCGCCCGAGGTGGTTTATATCGACGAGGCAGCCCAGGTCGACCAGCTCCTGCCTAAAGCGCTCGAAACGACCGGCACCATCGCCAACACGATCGGCTTTGATCTTGAATGGGACTTTGGGCCACGTACAGGTAAGGCTGCGGTGATGCAAGTAagcacagcgacgcgcatTCTCATTATCCACCTCTCCTCTTTTCGAGGTCTTCCCACGAGTATACGCGAAATGATGGCTGATCCACGCATCCATAAAACTGGCGTCGCGGTACGGAATGATGCACAtaagctgcgccgcgatttCGGGCTCTCATCTGCAGGGCTTGTCGAGCTGAGCACCCTGGCCAAGGCCGTGGAGCCAgagcgctgggcgcatcgccgcctgCTGATCAGCTTGCGCGATTTGTGTTCTGCATACTTGaacgagacgctgcgcaaggatgCGGTGCGGACCAGTACGTGGTCACACGCGCCTTtgagcgcaatgcagacCGAGTACGCCGCTTCAGATGCGTACGTGAGCCTGGAGCTGTTTCACGCGATCGCAAGGCTGGGCTAtacagcagcgcatcacACGCCGGGCCATGCCGACGGGCTCGGGTAtatcgagcagctcgtgAGCCGCGCCACGAGCTCGGTGACGGATGTACCGCACCTGAAACAAGTGCGCGGGCCGCCCATGCAAAGGCCGACACTGCCCGGCCGTGCATTTGAGCGTGCACTGTATGTATGGAAGAAGGACGCATGCTCTTTTACGTACGTTGCTGCGAATGCGCACATTCGGATCTCGACCGTGGTGCAGTACGTCCTGCGTGGCCTTGATGAAGAAATGCGTTTAAAAGGTCCGCTAGATGAACATGTACGCGatcgcttgcgcgccgagttCGAACAcgaagaggcgcggcgtgcggccAAATACCACACATACTGGCTGCTGAAACACCGCGTGCTGACCGAGGAGCAGGTGCGGGCGCTACAAGGATAG
- the SES1 gene encoding serine--tRNA ligase (COG:J; EggNog:ENOG503NX0Y), whose amino-acid sequence MIDLQLLQVEKGGNPEQVRESQRKRFDPVELVDEVLSLYKNWTSLEFQLNNMQQEVNAVQKAITAKKKNKESADAELAQKKELDTKIISFKPQVSEAERLMRVKAGTIGNLVGDKVPISETEDDNLEVRKWHPDGPNADVEKKDGIFSHHEVMYRLALFDTDRGTKISGHRGFFLTGDGVDLNQALINYGLDFLRKKEYKKMMTPFMMRKEYMSKTAQLDQFDEELYKVVGDEDDKYLIATSEQPLSAYHANEWFEKPAEQLPIRYAGYSTCFRKEAGSHGKDTWGIFRVHQFEKIEQFCITDPAGSWEELERMLETSEAFYQSLGLPYHVVAIVSGALNNAAAAKYDLEAWFPYQGEYKELVSCSNCTDYQSRMLEVRCGIKKQGDTKKQYCHMLNGTLCATERALCCVVENWQTPEGLRIPPALQPYMQGRDFLPYVRELPKTSTSLKKK is encoded by the coding sequence ATGATCGACCTTCAGCTGCTGCAAGTTGAGAAGGGGGGAAACCCCGAACAGGTGCGCGAGTCGCAACGCAAGCGTTTTGATCCCGTGGAGCTGGTTGATGAGGTGCTGTCTTTGTATAAGAACTGGACCTCGCTCGAGTTTCAGCTGAACAATATGCAGCAGGAAGTCAACGCCGTGCAGAAAGCCATCACTGCAAAGAAAAAGAACAAAGAGAGTGCGGATgcggagcttgcgcagaaGAAAGAGCTGGATACCAAGATCATTTCGTTCAAGCCCCAGGTAAGCGAAGCGGAGCGCCTTATGCGTGTCAAGGCAGGCACGATTGGCAATTTGGTCGGCGACAAAGTGCCTATTTCGGAGACGGAAGACGACAATTTGGAGGTGCGCAAGTGGCATCCCGATGGCCCCAATGCGGATGTCGAGAAGAAGGACGGCATTTTCTCGCACCACGAAGTGATGTATCGCTTGGCGCTCTTTGATACGGACCGCGGCACGAAAATTTCGGGCCACCGCGGCTTTTTCCTTACCGGCGACGGCGTGGATCTGAACCAGGCGCTAATTAACTACGGCCTTGATTTTTTGCGCAAGAAGGAGTACAAGAAGATGATGACGCCGTTCATGATGCGCAAAGAATACATGTCCAAGACCGCACAGCTCGACCAGTTTGACGAGGAGCTGTACAAGGTCGTCGGTGACGAGGACGACAAGTATCTCATTGCGACATCGGAGCAGCCCCTCTCTGCATACCATGCTAACGAGTGGTTTGAGAAGCCTGCTGAGCAGCTGCCCATTCGCTACGCGGGCTACTCGACCTGTTTTCGCAAAGAGGCCGGCTCCCACGGAAAAGATACGTGGGGCATTTTCCGTGTGCACCAGTTTGAAAAGATTGAGCAATTTTGCATCACGGACCCTGCAGGGAGCTGGGAAGAGCTTGAACGGATGCTGGAAACCAGCGAGGCGTTTTACCAGAGCTTGGGTCTTCCCTACCACGTCGTAGCCATCGTATCTGGCGCACTGAATAatgcggcagcggcaaagtACGACCTGGAGGCCTGGTTCCCCTACCAGGGCGAATACAAGGAGCTCGTCTCTTGCTCCAACTGCACAGACTACCAGAGCCGCATGCTCGAGGTGCGCTGTGGGATTAAGAAGCAAGGAGATACCAAGAAACAGTATTGCCACATGCTGAACGGCACGCTTTGTGCCACAGAACGCGCACTCTGCTGTGTTGTGGAAAACTGGCAAACGCCCGAGGGCTTGCGCATTCCTCCTGCTCTCCAGCCGTACATGCAGGGCCGCGACTTTTTGCCATACGTGCGTGAGCTGCCCAAGACGAGCACAAGCCTGAAGAAGAAATAG